Proteins encoded together in one Panthera uncia isolate 11264 chromosome A2, Puncia_PCG_1.0, whole genome shotgun sequence window:
- the LOC125930971 gene encoding olfactory receptor 24-like yields the protein MENQTRVFEFILLGLSEQPLQQQVLIGMSCSLYLIGCTGNLLTILAILLDPHLHSPMYFFLSNLSLLDICFTSTTVPKMLVNYLCRHSTISPQACLAQMYFFIAFGAAESILLSVMAYDRYLAICCPLRYMTIMNVLRCALLVTVPWTSANLISMVHTILMTRLSFCTNRIPHFFCDINALIKLSCSNTQVNEMLMLVLGGSVVLMSFVCIMASYTPIAVAVWKVPSAQGKWKAFSTCSSHLCVISLFYGTIIGVYFNPASTHTTQRDMVATVMYTMVTPMLNPFIYSLRNRDLKGALRKLLRGNHLAKPL from the coding sequence ATGGAGAATCAGACCCGAGTCTTCGAATTCATCCTCCTCGGCCTCTCCGAGCAGCCTCTACAGCAGCAGGTGCTCATTGGTATGTCCTGCAGCCTGTATCTGATCGGATGCACGGGGAATCTGCTCACCATCCTGGCCATCCTCTTGGACCCTCACCTCCACagccccatgtacttcttcctcagcAACTTGTCTCTTCTGGACATCTGTTTTACCTCCACCACCGTCCCCAAGATGCTGGTGAACTATCTGTGCAGACACAGCACCATCTCCCCCCAGGCTTGCCTGGCCCAGATGTATTTCTTCATTGCCTTTGGGGCAGCGGAAAGCATCCTTCTCTCAGTCATGGCTTACGACCGCTACCTGGCCATCTGCTGCCCGCTGCGCTACATGACGATCATGAACGTCCTTCGTTGTGCCTTGCTAGTGACCGTGCCCTGGACCTCAGCAAACCTCATCTCCATGGTCCATACCATCCTGATGACCCGCTTGTCCTTTTGCACCAATAGGATCCCACACTTTTTCTGTGACATTAATGCCTTGATTAAGCTTTCCTGCTCCAACACGCAAGTCAACGAGATGTTGATGCTGGTCCTTGGGGGTTCGGTGGTTCTGATGTCTTTTGTGTGTATCATGGCCTCTTATACACCTATTGCTGTGGCTGTGTGGAAGGTGCCCTCAGCCCAGGGGAAGTGGAAAGCTTTCTCTACCTGCAGCTCTCACCTTTGTGTCATCTCGCTCTTCTATGGGACTATTATTGGGGTCTACTTCAACCCTGCATCCACACACACCACCCAGAGGGACATGGTAGCCACAGTGATGTACACCATGGTCACCCCCATGCTGAACCCCTTCATCTACAGCCTTCGGAACCGCGATCTGAAGGGTGCCCTCAGGAAACTTCTTAGAGGAAACCACTTGGCTAAGCCTCTTTGA
- the LOC125929166 gene encoding C-type lectin domain family 4 member G-like isoform X2, which produces MEGKYPPIRGKPAQRNQRLPQDDPWKFFCLAMTLMLLLFDLILGVVLAEVLLFSNKMQEDLKQMDIQFVQGLADAGHERDIVWGEVFRQTEAVRAGNESSCEPCHENWTAFQGSCYQFSTQELSWFKAKDHCTEKGAHLVIINSQAEQKFLSPKENNGYWIGLRKQYPKGIHKWQDGSVPTFLNWRDTRSSHYDCAFLVGSGSWSSTTCYAYWYHWICEKPQVC; this is translated from the exons ATGGAAGGAAAATATCCGCCCATCCGGGGGAAACCGG CACAGAGGAACCAAAGGCTGCCCCAGGATGACCCCTGGAAGTTTTTCTGCCTGGCAATGACTCTGATGCTGCTTCTGTTCGACCTCATCCTAGGTGTGGTCCTGGCTGAGG TACTGCTGTTCTCCAACAAGATGCAGGAAGACCTCAAGCAAATGGACATCCAAT TTGTGCAGGGTCTGGCAGATGCTGGGCACGAGCGGGACATCGTGTGGGGAGAGGTGTTCCGGCAAACAGAAGCTGTGCGGGCAGGCAACG aaTCCTCCTGCGAGCCCTGCCATGAAAACTGGACGGCATTTCAGGGCTCCTGCTATCAATTTTCCACACAAGAACTGAGCTGGTTCAAAGCCAAGGATCACTGTACAGAGAAGGGTGCTCACCTGGTCATCATCAACAGCCAAGCAGAGCAG AAATTCCTGAGTCCAAAGGAAAATAATGGCTACTGGATTGGCCTCAGGAAACAATACCCAAAGGGCATTCACAAGTGGCAAGATGGCTCAGTTCCTACCTTCCT CAACTGGCGTGATACCAGATCTTCTCACTATGACTGTGCCTTCCTGGTGGGTTCTGGCTCTTGGTCCTCTACTACATGCTATGCGTATTGGTATCATTGGATATGTGAGAAGCCACAGGTCTGCTGA
- the LOC125929166 gene encoding C-type lectin domain family 4 member G-like isoform X1: MVQAHPSSLHIPGMILADHVHCLILAAFPAAQRNQRLPQDDPWKFFCLAMTLMLLLFDLILGVVLAEVLLFSNKMQEDLKQMDIQFVQGLADAGHERDIVWGEVFRQTEAVRAGNESSCEPCHENWTAFQGSCYQFSTQELSWFKAKDHCTEKGAHLVIINSQAEQKFLSPKENNGYWIGLRKQYPKGIHKWQDGSVPTFLNWRDTRSSHYDCAFLVGSGSWSSTTCYAYWYHWICEKPQVC, from the exons ATGGTTCAGGCCCATCCCTCATCCCTCCACATTCCTGGCATGATCCTGGCAGACCATGTGCACTGCCTCATACTTGCCGCATTCCCCGCAGCACAGAGGAACCAAAGGCTGCCCCAGGATGACCCCTGGAAGTTTTTCTGCCTGGCAATGACTCTGATGCTGCTTCTGTTCGACCTCATCCTAGGTGTGGTCCTGGCTGAGG TACTGCTGTTCTCCAACAAGATGCAGGAAGACCTCAAGCAAATGGACATCCAAT TTGTGCAGGGTCTGGCAGATGCTGGGCACGAGCGGGACATCGTGTGGGGAGAGGTGTTCCGGCAAACAGAAGCTGTGCGGGCAGGCAACG aaTCCTCCTGCGAGCCCTGCCATGAAAACTGGACGGCATTTCAGGGCTCCTGCTATCAATTTTCCACACAAGAACTGAGCTGGTTCAAAGCCAAGGATCACTGTACAGAGAAGGGTGCTCACCTGGTCATCATCAACAGCCAAGCAGAGCAG AAATTCCTGAGTCCAAAGGAAAATAATGGCTACTGGATTGGCCTCAGGAAACAATACCCAAAGGGCATTCACAAGTGGCAAGATGGCTCAGTTCCTACCTTCCT CAACTGGCGTGATACCAGATCTTCTCACTATGACTGTGCCTTCCTGGTGGGTTCTGGCTCTTGGTCCTCTACTACATGCTATGCGTATTGGTATCATTGGATATGTGAGAAGCCACAGGTCTGCTGA